From Myxococcales bacterium, the proteins below share one genomic window:
- a CDS encoding TonB-dependent receptor produces the protein MLLLTPILVPLVSGLLGAREAFAEERGGEKEGEAKRAPSGAEAPTLTGRISSREDKAPLAGAEITVPSLKLVAIADDEGRFSLALPPGVHTLRVVADLHKPARVKNVRVVPGRVSSVDVALEPDESAMEELSAVEYEPDRNTAAGQVALRRNAAGATDAVGAQDIAKSPDRSAADAVRRVVGASVVEGRYIVVRGLGDRYTSSLVDGLPVPSTEPDRTAVPLDMFPSLVISDLSIKKTYTPDLPGQFAGGTLDIRTRKAPDKFTFLATLGLGLNSETTFVRRPSYVGGSLDWLGVDDGTRKLPAELPQERITRLRPDGTVDPNLTQYGKALATPIALTDAMSLPSGTGSLLVGDTLKLGKQSLGYVASLGYTRRFQRRKDEILRTYGIDPQRPGELVRFNDYRVDTGTDTVTLAGYGSLEWKPSPDHTVGFIGLLSRNAEIEARRITGYNDEQQAEVRDERQRFVARQLMYGQLRGDHKVRALANGELGWSLGYGRATSSDPDLRESVYVADPEQGFSFREGTQSGQHFFATQGETTRTIGLSYKQPIHEGTLPIKVELGGTGTLRGRSFDARRFRYIRARAAGPEVFRRPPGELFTPDNVGPALELEEWTRPTDVYAAKYDVVGGYFMADVSPHERVRVVLGERVEKSLQSIDSFDPFAATATERVTSSLERTDLLPSANVTFKTSERTNLRFAVSRTVSRPQLRELAPFIFSDFFGAREILGNPELDRARIVNLDARAEFFPGEAQVLSASFFYKSFDSPIEPIILPTSRGVLSYANAKGAVNAGVELEARKSLSFVHRTLDELSLLGNLTLVHSRVELDPLAAGIQTSQSRPLAGQSPFVVNLALDWEHAKTKTRARLLYNVYGARISQVGQNGLPDVYEQPRHLVDLSVGQGLGEHVDLKLSVENLFNAPVRFSQGESGVFLTNRYLTGTNVWLTASYRY, from the coding sequence TTGCTCCTCCTCACGCCCATCCTCGTCCCTCTCGTGTCGGGGCTCCTCGGCGCCAGGGAGGCCTTCGCCGAAGAGCGCGGAGGAGAGAAGGAGGGCGAAGCGAAGCGAGCCCCGAGCGGCGCCGAAGCTCCCACTCTTACAGGTCGGATCTCGAGCCGCGAGGACAAGGCCCCCCTCGCCGGCGCCGAGATCACCGTGCCTAGCTTGAAGCTCGTGGCCATTGCCGACGACGAGGGGCGCTTCTCCCTCGCGCTCCCTCCAGGGGTCCACACGCTGCGTGTCGTGGCCGACCTCCACAAACCGGCCCGGGTGAAGAACGTACGCGTCGTGCCCGGCCGTGTGTCGAGCGTCGACGTCGCTCTCGAGCCCGATGAATCGGCGATGGAGGAGCTCTCGGCGGTCGAGTACGAGCCGGATCGCAACACCGCCGCCGGGCAGGTGGCGCTCCGCCGGAACGCGGCCGGGGCGACAGACGCCGTCGGTGCACAGGATATCGCCAAATCTCCCGACAGGTCCGCGGCGGACGCCGTGCGCCGCGTGGTCGGCGCGAGCGTGGTCGAGGGGCGGTACATCGTCGTGCGCGGTCTCGGAGACCGCTACACGAGCTCGCTCGTCGACGGGCTCCCCGTGCCGTCCACCGAGCCCGATCGCACGGCCGTCCCGCTCGACATGTTCCCGTCGCTCGTCATCTCGGATCTGTCGATCAAGAAGACCTACACTCCCGATCTGCCAGGCCAGTTCGCCGGCGGGACGCTCGACATTCGCACTCGGAAGGCCCCCGACAAGTTCACGTTCCTCGCGACGCTCGGCCTCGGTTTGAACAGCGAGACCACGTTCGTGCGGCGCCCGTCGTACGTCGGGGGCAGCCTCGATTGGCTCGGCGTCGACGACGGGACGCGAAAGCTCCCCGCGGAGCTCCCGCAAGAGCGCATCACCCGCCTCCGTCCCGACGGAACCGTCGACCCGAACCTCACCCAGTACGGGAAGGCGCTCGCCACCCCGATCGCCCTGACGGACGCCATGTCGCTCCCGAGCGGGACGGGGAGCCTGCTCGTCGGAGATACGCTCAAGCTTGGGAAACAGTCGCTCGGGTACGTCGCGTCGCTCGGATACACGCGCCGATTCCAGCGCCGAAAGGACGAGATCCTCCGCACGTACGGCATAGACCCGCAGCGCCCCGGAGAGCTCGTTCGCTTCAACGACTACCGTGTAGACACCGGCACCGACACCGTCACATTGGCCGGATATGGCAGCCTCGAGTGGAAGCCATCTCCGGACCACACCGTCGGGTTCATCGGCCTTTTGTCGCGCAATGCCGAGATCGAGGCGCGCCGCATCACGGGCTACAACGACGAACAGCAGGCCGAGGTGCGCGACGAGCGGCAACGGTTCGTCGCGCGTCAGCTCATGTACGGACAGCTCCGCGGCGACCACAAGGTGCGCGCGCTCGCGAACGGGGAGCTCGGCTGGAGCCTCGGCTACGGGCGCGCCACCTCGAGCGACCCCGACCTCCGCGAGTCGGTGTACGTGGCCGACCCCGAGCAAGGCTTCTCGTTTCGCGAGGGCACGCAGAGCGGCCAGCACTTCTTCGCCACCCAAGGCGAGACGACCCGGACGATTGGCCTCTCCTACAAACAGCCTATCCACGAGGGCACGCTCCCCATCAAGGTCGAGCTCGGTGGAACGGGGACGCTTCGCGGTCGGAGCTTCGACGCGCGCAGGTTTCGCTACATCCGCGCACGGGCGGCGGGGCCCGAGGTGTTTCGCCGCCCGCCCGGGGAGCTCTTCACGCCCGACAACGTCGGACCCGCGCTCGAGCTCGAAGAGTGGACTCGTCCGACGGACGTCTACGCCGCCAAGTACGATGTCGTGGGTGGCTACTTCATGGCGGACGTGAGCCCCCACGAGCGCGTGCGCGTCGTGCTCGGCGAACGCGTCGAGAAGTCCCTCCAGTCGATCGACTCGTTCGACCCGTTCGCGGCCACCGCGACCGAACGTGTCACGTCGTCGCTCGAACGCACGGATCTCCTCCCGTCCGCGAACGTCACCTTCAAGACGTCCGAGCGCACGAACCTCCGGTTCGCGGTCTCGCGCACGGTCTCGAGGCCTCAGCTCCGCGAGCTCGCGCCGTTCATTTTCAGCGACTTCTTCGGCGCGCGCGAGATCCTCGGCAACCCGGAGCTCGACCGCGCACGAATCGTGAACCTCGACGCCCGCGCCGAGTTTTTCCCGGGCGAGGCGCAGGTCCTCTCGGCGTCGTTCTTCTACAAGAGCTTCGACTCCCCCATCGAGCCCATCATCCTCCCGACGAGCCGCGGCGTGCTCTCCTACGCCAACGCGAAGGGCGCGGTGAACGCCGGAGTCGAGCTCGAGGCTCGCAAGTCCCTGAGCTTCGTCCACCGGACGCTCGACGAGCTGTCTCTGCTGGGGAATCTCACGCTCGTCCACTCGCGTGTCGAGCTCGATCCGCTCGCTGCCGGTATCCAGACGTCGCAGTCGAGGCCGCTCGCCGGCCAGTCGCCCTTCGTCGTGAACCTCGCCCTCGACTGGGAGCACGCGAAGACGAAGACCCGAGCCAGGTTGCTCTACAATGTGTATGGGGCACGTATCTCGCAGGTCGGTCAGAACGGCCTCCCCGACGTGTACGAGCAGCCTCGTCACCTCGTCGACCTGAGCGTCGGTCAGGGGCTCGGGGAGCACGTCGACCTCAAGCTCTCGGTCGAGAATCTCTTCAATGCCCCCGTGCGGTTCAGCCAGGGCGAGTCGGGCGTGTTCCTCACGAACCGGTACCTGACCGGGACGAACGTCTGGTTGACGGCGTCGTATCGGTACTGA
- a CDS encoding biopolymer transporter ExbD yields the protein MTRPRAGATVSPEINVTPLVDVVLVLLIVFMVIAPQLEHGERVELPSVTQPDDAQKTASVDPVTVTLSASGTLYVEKEPVSPEALEQKLAEVHAAAPERKVVLKGDSTALYGKVRSLFARVQKVGFPGCALLVEKQEPGKKGSS from the coding sequence ATCACTCGGCCTCGTGCCGGTGCCACGGTATCGCCGGAGATCAACGTCACCCCGCTGGTCGACGTCGTGCTCGTGCTCCTCATCGTCTTCATGGTCATCGCGCCTCAGCTCGAGCACGGCGAGCGTGTGGAGCTCCCGAGCGTCACCCAACCCGACGACGCTCAAAAGACGGCCTCGGTCGACCCCGTCACCGTGACCCTGTCGGCCTCGGGGACCTTGTACGTCGAGAAGGAGCCCGTGAGCCCCGAGGCACTCGAGCAGAAGCTCGCCGAGGTTCACGCCGCCGCGCCCGAGCGGAAGGTCGTCTTGAAGGGTGACTCTACCGCCCTGTACGGAAAGGTGCGCAGCCTCTTCGCGCGGGTGCAAAAGGTCGGATTTCCTGGGTGCGCGCTGCTCGTCGAGAAGCAGGAGCCTGGCAAGAAAGGGAGCTCCTGA
- a CDS encoding alkaline phosphatase family protein: MRKRLLAVLVFGALLVPPSAGRAIAFAKTGETESAFSAGAPRGRSDGPAEYPVVVIAIDGVRPREIFQGEDPAFVHRRPLKGAKELTPNLHALGENARLFGSDERVTSSGPNYVSLPGYTEMFTGARAAHCTTNECGRTPVPTVVDALAEQGKRATVVTSWERICLAAAMNEATLDATCGRSHGHLDTEGDGTLDTLLAAAREGGAGPGHADYRPDASTAEIALRVLETKRPDFLFVGLGDTDEYAHASSYDGYLGALVKADAFVGDVRARLAYLGERGQKTTIIVVTDHGRAQNFRDHGGAFPESRFGFMMVDGPLVGRSNGTGSNLTLGDVGRGAGALLGVAHEPSAFGRWITDRR; encoded by the coding sequence ATGAGAAAACGTCTGCTCGCCGTCCTCGTGTTCGGAGCGCTCCTCGTGCCGCCCTCGGCGGGTCGAGCGATAGCCTTTGCCAAGACGGGCGAGACCGAATCGGCCTTCTCGGCGGGAGCGCCACGCGGCAGGTCGGACGGGCCGGCGGAGTACCCGGTCGTCGTCATCGCCATCGACGGCGTGCGCCCCCGCGAGATCTTCCAAGGGGAGGACCCGGCCTTCGTTCACCGGAGGCCCCTCAAGGGCGCGAAGGAGCTCACCCCGAACCTCCACGCGCTCGGCGAGAACGCGCGGCTCTTCGGGAGCGACGAGCGGGTCACGAGCTCGGGGCCCAACTACGTTTCCCTACCTGGGTACACGGAGATGTTCACGGGAGCCCGCGCGGCCCACTGCACCACCAACGAGTGCGGTCGAACCCCCGTCCCCACGGTCGTCGACGCGCTCGCCGAGCAAGGCAAGCGCGCTACGGTCGTGACGTCCTGGGAGCGGATCTGCCTCGCGGCCGCCATGAACGAGGCCACGCTCGACGCGACGTGCGGCCGGAGCCACGGCCACCTCGACACCGAGGGGGACGGCACGCTCGACACGCTGCTCGCCGCCGCGCGCGAGGGTGGGGCCGGCCCAGGCCACGCAGACTACCGCCCCGACGCCTCCACCGCCGAGATCGCCCTGCGGGTCCTCGAGACGAAGCGCCCCGACTTTCTCTTCGTGGGCCTCGGCGACACGGACGAGTACGCGCACGCCTCGAGCTACGACGGCTACCTCGGGGCCTTGGTGAAGGCGGATGCCTTCGTCGGCGACGTGCGGGCGCGCCTCGCCTACCTCGGAGAGCGCGGCCAGAAGACCACCATCATCGTGGTGACCGACCACGGCCGAGCTCAGAACTTCCGGGACCACGGCGGCGCGTTCCCCGAGTCGCGCTTCGGGTTCATGATGGTCGACGGGCCGCTCGTCGGGCGCTCGAACGGCACCGGCAGCAACCTGACCCTCGGGGACGTCGGCCGTGGAGCCGGCGCCCTGCTCGGCGTGGCGCACGAGCCCTCCGCGTTCGGTCGCTGGATCACGGATCGGCGCTGA
- a CDS encoding phosphodiester glycosidase family protein: protein MTPGRVAPKARVGLVSTAALAAATFLACRVGPSTHDAPDAGASATLAHEGPSAAGTDGAPSPSEPHHREKATSSGESFTADWFTFRLASVGLRIVDVGASRELGRALETDDDLLAVNAGFFDDHDAPLGLSRSRGATLSAFAPKLSGGVLEVDGDTGALFETETYDKKRTPAFAVQCRPRLVVSGHANVRSDDKKRAERTTLCLRDGGKVLSVVVLENEERGPSLFATGHYLEARGCHDALSLDGGPSTGVVYRSAGGPVELPLRGPIRQAIVIRRR, encoded by the coding sequence GTGACTCCGGGGCGCGTCGCTCCGAAGGCGCGGGTCGGGCTCGTGTCCACGGCCGCGCTCGCCGCCGCGACCTTCCTCGCGTGCCGCGTTGGGCCGAGCACCCACGACGCGCCCGACGCCGGCGCGAGCGCGACTCTCGCTCACGAGGGGCCGAGCGCGGCAGGGACCGACGGCGCTCCGAGCCCGTCCGAGCCCCACCACAGAGAGAAGGCGACGAGCTCGGGCGAGTCGTTCACGGCCGACTGGTTCACCTTCCGGCTCGCGAGCGTCGGGCTGCGGATCGTCGACGTGGGCGCGAGCCGAGAGCTCGGGAGGGCCCTCGAGACGGACGACGATCTGCTCGCCGTGAACGCGGGCTTCTTCGACGATCACGACGCGCCCCTCGGGCTCTCGCGCTCGCGCGGGGCGACCCTCTCCGCGTTCGCGCCCAAGCTCTCGGGCGGCGTGCTCGAGGTCGACGGCGACACGGGCGCCCTCTTCGAGACCGAGACGTACGACAAAAAGCGCACCCCGGCGTTCGCCGTCCAGTGCCGCCCGAGGCTCGTGGTCTCGGGGCACGCGAACGTGCGCAGCGACGACAAAAAACGGGCGGAGCGCACGACCCTCTGCCTGCGTGACGGAGGCAAAGTGCTCAGCGTCGTCGTGCTCGAGAACGAGGAGCGCGGGCCCTCGCTGTTCGCCACGGGGCACTATCTCGAGGCACGTGGCTGCCACGACGCCCTCTCGCTCGACGGAGGCCCCTCGACGGGCGTCGTCTACCGCAGCGCGGGCGGGCCCGTCGAGCTGCCGCTGCGAGGGCCCATCCGTCAGGCGATCGTGATACGCCGACGGTAG
- a CDS encoding biopolymer transporter ExbD — translation MGVALDSGGGSKPKGATPAMNVTPLVDVVLVLLIVFMVVAPLLSKKFSLALPKQADEKSAPSQADVPIVLTVDADGTLRLNREVVPPPALGPRVAAALAAKSDKTVYFDADDAAPFGAAVHAMDTARAHGAKTVSILTAKAVD, via the coding sequence ATGGGAGTCGCGCTCGATTCCGGAGGTGGGTCGAAGCCCAAAGGGGCCACCCCTGCCATGAACGTGACCCCTCTCGTGGACGTCGTCCTCGTCCTCTTGATCGTGTTCATGGTCGTCGCGCCCCTCCTCTCGAAGAAGTTCTCCCTGGCGCTCCCGAAGCAGGCGGACGAGAAGTCCGCGCCGTCCCAGGCCGATGTGCCCATCGTCCTCACCGTGGACGCCGACGGGACGCTTCGTCTCAACCGCGAGGTCGTCCCCCCGCCTGCGTTGGGGCCTCGCGTCGCCGCGGCGCTCGCCGCCAAGTCCGACAAAACCGTCTATTTCGACGCGGACGACGCGGCTCCCTTCGGGGCTGCCGTCCACGCGATGGACACCGCGCGCGCCCATGGCGCGAAGACCGTCTCGATCCTCACCGCGAAAGCGGTCGACTGA
- a CDS encoding NAD(P)-dependent glycerol-3-phosphate dehydrogenase, whose product MSRIAVIGAGAWGTAIAAHAARKKHDVVLWAFEPDVARDVTERHENTVYLPKIELPKSLSATNDMAHALEGTDLVVLVPPSSHLRKIAAIAKGHLPSTARVLVATKGFEEGTLELMSQVIEDTIPGLGWGRLAFLSGPNFAKEVASGLPTDSVVASRDAGCAEAIQDMLHSPALRIYTSLDPVGVQVGGAVKNVLAVATGTCDGLGLGLNARAALMTRGLSEMARLGVAMGADPLTFMGMAGMGDLVLTCTGDLSRNRTLGLKVAEGVDPAAYVASQRSVAEGYLTSSAAYELGKKLGVEMPITEQVFHVLHRGRPLAEALKALLVRTSKSELYGITPGAM is encoded by the coding sequence GTGAGCCGCATCGCCGTCATCGGGGCCGGAGCCTGGGGAACCGCCATCGCCGCGCACGCCGCGCGCAAGAAGCACGACGTGGTGCTCTGGGCCTTCGAGCCCGACGTCGCGAGGGACGTGACCGAGCGCCACGAGAACACGGTCTACCTCCCCAAGATCGAGCTCCCGAAGAGCCTCTCGGCCACGAACGACATGGCGCACGCCCTCGAGGGGACCGACCTCGTCGTGCTCGTCCCACCGTCGTCCCACTTGCGCAAGATCGCCGCGATCGCGAAGGGGCACCTCCCGTCGACCGCGCGTGTGCTCGTCGCGACCAAGGGCTTCGAGGAAGGCACCCTCGAGCTCATGAGCCAGGTCATCGAGGACACGATCCCGGGCCTCGGCTGGGGCCGCCTCGCGTTCCTCTCGGGGCCGAACTTCGCCAAAGAGGTGGCCTCGGGCCTGCCCACGGACTCGGTCGTCGCGTCGCGCGACGCCGGGTGCGCCGAGGCCATTCAGGACATGCTCCACTCGCCAGCGCTGCGCATCTACACGTCGCTCGATCCGGTCGGTGTTCAGGTCGGGGGCGCCGTGAAGAACGTGCTCGCGGTGGCCACCGGCACGTGCGACGGGCTCGGCCTCGGGCTCAACGCGCGCGCGGCCCTCATGACGCGCGGCCTCTCCGAGATGGCCCGCCTCGGCGTCGCGATGGGCGCCGATCCCCTCACGTTCATGGGCATGGCCGGCATGGGCGACCTCGTCTTGACCTGCACGGGCGACCTCTCGCGCAATCGAACGCTGGGCCTCAAGGTGGCCGAGGGCGTCGATCCCGCGGCGTACGTGGCGTCGCAGCGGAGCGTGGCCGAGGGGTACCTCACGTCGTCGGCCGCCTACGAGCTCGGCAAGAAGCTCGGCGTCGAGATGCCCATCACCGAGCAGGTCTTCCACGTGCTCCACCGCGGGCGCCCGCTCGCCGAGGCGCTGAAGGCGCTGCTCGTGCGCACGTCGAAATCGGAGCTCTACGGCATCACGCCGGGCGCGATGTGA
- a CDS encoding energy transducer TonB, which yields MSLAAFDESHDFSARRLLVGYACGATVLIGLVVLGVVFGQEIKKKVAEEATPVVFTPKAPEPARPAVAKVEPPKPAPAKAKSLAPPPLGRPESLAPKEVPTTAPKEGNPDAPVAELPGVPGGSPDGVVGGTGTGGGVASAPKPTVTATAAPPPAPMAFVTEAILPPRALRQEMPTFPEEARKAGVQAVVTVKYVVTEDGTVTDVTVVRGHPMLDAEVVRAVRAWRFAPATLDGRPVRVTRYAKLPFRPRA from the coding sequence GTGTCCCTCGCAGCCTTCGACGAAAGCCACGACTTCTCCGCGCGTCGCCTGCTCGTGGGCTATGCCTGCGGCGCTACCGTCCTGATCGGCCTCGTCGTCCTCGGCGTGGTATTCGGTCAAGAGATCAAGAAGAAGGTCGCCGAGGAGGCGACTCCGGTCGTCTTCACTCCCAAGGCGCCCGAGCCGGCGAGGCCCGCGGTCGCCAAGGTGGAGCCGCCGAAGCCCGCTCCGGCGAAGGCGAAGTCGCTGGCTCCGCCTCCTCTCGGTCGCCCCGAGTCCCTCGCACCGAAAGAGGTGCCTACGACGGCCCCGAAGGAGGGGAACCCCGACGCCCCCGTGGCGGAGCTGCCCGGGGTGCCGGGTGGGAGCCCGGACGGCGTGGTCGGGGGGACCGGAACGGGCGGAGGAGTCGCCTCCGCGCCCAAGCCTACCGTGACGGCGACCGCAGCGCCGCCTCCGGCTCCGATGGCGTTCGTGACCGAAGCGATCCTGCCACCGAGGGCCCTTCGACAGGAAATGCCGACATTTCCCGAAGAGGCGCGCAAGGCTGGCGTCCAAGCCGTCGTGACCGTGAAGTACGTGGTGACCGAGGACGGCACCGTGACGGACGTGACGGTCGTCCGAGGGCACCCGATGCTCGACGCCGAGGTGGTCCGCGCCGTCAGGGCGTGGCGCTTTGCTCCGGCGACCCTCGACGGTCGCCCCGTGCGCGTGACGCGATATGCGAAATTGCCATTCCGCCCGAGGGCCTGA
- a CDS encoding MotA/TolQ/ExbB proton channel family protein, whose product MNLNPIHIWSTMGPLSKLIAAMLLLMAATTIAIAVERWISLARGNAATKSFMRAAGPALENGKFLELVGLATGNDGSPFARLIGPTLKKLSEKKGNVDAVELVRRESERQKEAVSGELRRGLSVLASIGSVAPFVGLLGTVVGIISAFQGIAATGSGGLGAVSAGIAEALVETALGLLVAIPSVLLFNQLNAKITSLEGTLARATGELIDDLENRQGEASLEAAE is encoded by the coding sequence ATGAATCTGAATCCCATTCACATCTGGTCGACGATGGGCCCGCTCAGCAAGCTCATCGCGGCCATGCTGCTCCTCATGGCCGCCACCACGATCGCGATCGCGGTCGAACGTTGGATATCCCTCGCGCGGGGGAACGCCGCCACGAAGTCCTTCATGCGGGCCGCCGGCCCTGCGCTCGAGAACGGCAAGTTCCTGGAGCTCGTTGGGCTCGCGACCGGGAACGACGGCTCGCCCTTCGCGAGGCTCATCGGGCCCACGCTGAAGAAGCTCTCCGAGAAGAAGGGCAACGTCGACGCGGTCGAGCTCGTGCGCCGCGAATCGGAGCGCCAGAAAGAGGCCGTGAGCGGCGAGCTCCGTCGGGGGCTCTCGGTGCTCGCGAGCATCGGCTCGGTCGCGCCGTTCGTGGGTCTCCTCGGCACCGTCGTCGGCATCATCTCGGCCTTCCAAGGCATCGCCGCCACAGGCTCCGGCGGCCTCGGCGCGGTCTCGGCAGGTATCGCCGAGGCGCTCGTCGAGACGGCGCTGGGGCTCCTCGTCGCCATTCCGTCCGTGCTCCTCTTCAACCAGCTCAACGCCAAGATCACGTCGCTCGAGGGGACTCTGGCTCGCGCGACCGGCGAGCTCATCGACGACCTCGAGAACCGGCAGGGCGAGGCTTCGCTCGAGGCGGCCGAGTGA
- a CDS encoding PHP domain-containing protein, translated as MSSPRHDRTTLAAIVLLSACGPEPKAPEGAPRAKASATAKPAAPATRSQNRLAPHAYGRTGDLVVGTEGALYTFAASADEPGKKPLRGALVDADTGPGDSEDPLLWFRPAVRDAAGTTVAIVGAPEPYACEGGVTGLRLEGDAGPAHLVTTVCPERDGALRGVTVASGLPAGAELADDLGPGPSPVILDAAPAAWEGTHAVRALAVEGPTSTLVIVPTGSAKATRKLVHIAKETFPSPVTLTYPGTRAERLVRITAARPALALAATGVPTVTGTFGLRGRAGSVTFLDAAGDVVTRLPIPPEGLATTLPRDFAKTAAVADARGVVCATFALTAPELAAASCPSSARIGFTVHTDGHVPAPFHAIVRGEGDTPDPELVDLVPSDDGTRRSVSAKNSVYSLDGRADVEVRPGKYHVLVTRGPGSTLDERHVELGPGGSIDVASELRSVLPEGAFSADFHLHAAPSPDSTVSLEERLATLAAEGLSFAVATDHNRITDYGPAKARLAKVPSALFPALAIGDEITSGGSPLFGHFNAFPLPTPAAGVAPEAATIPYFGVAPRELFAGARRAGAAIVQVNHPRMPPKIGYFDQTGFDAATGKAGADFAEDFDAVEAHNGIWLESPERVREGYMDLVGLARRGKLVAATGNSDSHKLFLEEPGYPRTYVTLPRGEAPLEARVVSALRARSTVVSSGPYLEASVDGQLPGSVVKATKGRVTVSLRVFAPAWVPVESIEILVDGKAVRTFAVQGKPKNGERFATKVTLALEHDATVGVWVDAKTPLPRVLHEKDARAIAFTTPFFVDADGDGRFTAK; from the coding sequence ATGAGCTCCCCGAGGCACGACCGCACGACCCTGGCCGCCATCGTCCTCCTGTCCGCGTGCGGACCCGAGCCCAAAGCCCCCGAGGGCGCACCGAGGGCAAAAGCGAGCGCCACGGCGAAGCCCGCCGCACCCGCGACGCGAAGCCAAAACCGCCTCGCGCCGCACGCGTACGGGCGCACGGGCGACCTCGTCGTGGGGACGGAAGGTGCGCTCTACACCTTCGCGGCGAGCGCCGACGAGCCCGGGAAAAAGCCCCTCCGCGGCGCGCTCGTCGACGCCGACACGGGCCCGGGGGACAGCGAGGATCCGCTCCTCTGGTTTCGCCCTGCCGTGCGAGACGCCGCGGGCACCACCGTGGCCATCGTGGGAGCTCCCGAGCCGTACGCGTGCGAGGGGGGCGTGACAGGCCTTCGGCTCGAGGGGGACGCGGGGCCCGCGCACCTCGTCACGACCGTGTGCCCGGAGCGCGACGGGGCCCTCCGTGGGGTGACCGTGGCCTCGGGCCTCCCCGCCGGGGCCGAGCTCGCCGACGATCTCGGTCCGGGGCCTTCGCCCGTGATCTTGGACGCCGCCCCCGCCGCCTGGGAAGGGACGCACGCCGTGCGCGCGCTCGCCGTCGAGGGCCCTACGTCGACGCTGGTCATCGTGCCCACGGGGAGCGCCAAGGCCACACGCAAGCTCGTTCACATCGCCAAAGAGACGTTCCCCTCCCCCGTCACGCTCACGTACCCGGGCACGCGCGCCGAGAGGCTCGTGAGGATCACCGCCGCGCGCCCCGCCCTCGCCCTCGCGGCGACGGGTGTCCCCACCGTGACGGGCACGTTCGGCCTCCGGGGTCGCGCGGGGAGCGTGACCTTCCTCGACGCCGCGGGCGACGTGGTCACGCGCCTCCCGATCCCTCCCGAGGGGCTCGCGACGACCCTCCCCCGCGACTTCGCCAAGACCGCCGCCGTCGCCGACGCGAGGGGTGTCGTGTGCGCCACCTTCGCGCTCACGGCCCCCGAGCTCGCGGCCGCGTCGTGCCCGAGCTCGGCGCGCATCGGGTTCACCGTGCACACCGACGGCCACGTGCCCGCGCCGTTCCACGCCATCGTGCGGGGCGAAGGCGACACCCCGGATCCCGAGCTCGTCGATCTCGTCCCGAGCGACGACGGCACGCGGCGGAGCGTATCGGCGAAGAACAGCGTCTACTCCCTCGACGGGCGCGCCGACGTCGAGGTGCGCCCCGGCAAGTACCACGTGCTCGTGACACGAGGCCCGGGCTCGACCCTCGACGAGCGCCACGTGGAGCTCGGGCCGGGGGGCTCGATCGACGTGGCGTCCGAGCTCCGGAGCGTGCTCCCGGAGGGCGCGTTCTCGGCCGATTTTCACCTACACGCGGCCCCGAGCCCCGACTCGACCGTGTCCCTCGAGGAGCGCCTCGCGACGCTCGCGGCGGAGGGCCTCTCGTTCGCCGTCGCGACCGACCACAACCGCATTACGGACTACGGCCCTGCGAAGGCCCGCCTCGCGAAGGTGCCGAGCGCGCTCTTCCCGGCGCTCGCCATAGGGGACGAGATCACGTCCGGCGGCAGCCCGCTCTTCGGGCACTTCAACGCCTTCCCTCTGCCCACACCAGCCGCCGGAGTGGCCCCCGAGGCGGCGACGATTCCCTATTTCGGAGTCGCCCCACGCGAGCTCTTCGCCGGGGCACGCCGGGCCGGAGCGGCGATCGTGCAGGTGAACCACCCGCGCATGCCCCCGAAGATTGGCTATTTCGACCAGACCGGCTTCGACGCGGCGACGGGCAAGGCCGGCGCGGACTTCGCCGAGGACTTCGACGCGGTCGAGGCCCACAACGGCATCTGGCTCGAGTCGCCGGAGAGGGTCCGTGAGGGGTACATGGATCTCGTCGGCCTCGCGCGGCGGGGGAAGCTCGTGGCCGCCACGGGCAACAGCGACTCGCACAAGCTCTTCTTGGAGGAGCCCGGGTACCCGCGCACGTACGTCACGCTCCCCCGCGGCGAGGCCCCGCTCGAGGCCCGTGTGGTCTCGGCGCTCCGTGCGAGGAGCACCGTGGTGAGCTCGGGCCCGTACCTCGAGGCGAGCGTCGACGGGCAGCTCCCGGGGAGCGTGGTCAAGGCCACGAAGGGGCGCGTGACGGTGAGCCTCCGCGTCTTCGCGCCCGCGTGGGTCCCCGTCGAGTCGATCGAGATCTTGGTCGACGGGAAGGCGGTGCGGACGTTCGCCGTGCAGGGCAAGCCGAAGAACGGCGAGCGCTTCGCGACCAAGGTGACGCTCGCGCTCGAACACGACGCGACCGTCGGCGTGTGGGTCGACGCGAAGACCCCTCTCCCGCGCGTCTTGCACGAAAAGGACGCTCGCGCCATCGCGTTCACGACGCCGTTCTTCGTCGACGCGGACGGAGACGGGCGCTTCACGGCAAAGTAG